GGCGCTTTCTCGGCGGCTGCGTTGTCCGCGGCATAGGCCCCAACGCTATTACACGCAAGCAGCACCAGTATCACTACAACCCAGCGTTTGCCCACCGTCGTGCCTCTTGTCTTCGTTATTGTTTGTAGCGCCGGACAATTATTCGAGCCTGCGCTGAATTTATTCCTGAACTAAGCGATGGCGACGGCCACTCTGCTTAGTTTGCACGTCTCCTATCGCCCGAAACGGACATGCGCCAAGCAGAGAGCATAAAGCATTGCAACGACGTTGCGAAAATTTGCCAAATGCGCCCGCATCACGTCTACGGCGAAACACTCGCTGAACGCGAAAATTGTAGGAGACCAGTCGATCTCAGAACCGTGCATGGGTCTTTCGATCCACACGGCTCAAGCCTCTGAAGGCATCTTTCGTCACCCGGGTTCACGACTGTATTTCGGGCAGTGCACATGCGGAGGGTGCCACCCGGCACTATCAGCCGCACCGGCTCGGCAGCAATAGCGAGCAGCAGGACATCATAAGCGACGCGACTACCGTCCACGAGTTGCAGATGCCGGCTCGTTGTGTCGAGGAGAATGACGGACGCGTCCAGCTTCAGATCGATGCGATGCTTCTGGCAGAACTCGAGCGGACGGAGCGGATTCGACTCCGCGGACGCAGTGCCCGGAAGTACGCATGGGTATTCTCCCTTGATTGCCAGACGATGTTCGCGACAGGGCGAACGTGCTGCGGCATCCGGTGTCCTGTCACAACCAGCGCTTGGTGCGTTGCGTCCGTTCCTTGCTGTCCGCGCGTGCACGCTCTCACGGGAGCGATCCTGAAATGACTGGGGTGCGCAGCGTGCAACAAACAGGTTTTCATATCTGCCTCGCCTGGACAGTGGCGGTCGACGCTCACAGACATCCGTGGATTTTAGCGCTTCTCCTTTGTGCATTGCACTATGGTCGGTTTTGTCGCTCTCGGTCTCGTACCGTGGGTCATTCAGGCTGGCGTGATGGGTATGCCGCTTGTAATCGGCATCTTTCGTATGCACCTTGATCATCTTACCGCAGACATGGCCGGCCTCAGAGTTCCAGGGTAAGTGACCGCCAACCATGAATTTTGCAGCCATGATAGGTATCCTCAGTTCAATGCTTCGTGTTGCGGCGCCCGGACGTAAGCACACCTTGTCGACGGCGAAGCCAAGCTCGTCCAACGCGACATCGCCTGGAACCGAATCGCCGAAAGGTTCCATGCCAAGTACCCGCGAAACGCGCACCTATCGATGGCGGGGGCACTGCGGCGAGGCATACCGCGTACTCGACAGCAAATTCAGGTGGTGGTTCGACGCACTTCACTATAGATCATACTGTGACATAGTTTAAATTCAATTGAATTTCCGAAGATTCTGACGCACAAGAGAAGGGCGACATGCAGCCATCGAGACCGCGCGGATCCGTCTGGGAAATAGTGCGGCGCTTCACGTCTTACACACGCATCGTTCCGTGTGGCTCACGACGATGTGATACGCAAACGACATTGGAACGATGGGCGATTCCTTGAGACGCCATCAACTATTTAGGTGCGGTTCTCACCGACTGGAGCGTTGATACGATGAGTACAATCATCCCGATTCCGCATGACCACGCGCACGCACGGCCGCACGGCTGGCGCCGCTGGCTGCTCGCGACCAATCACAAGGACATCGGCACGCTGTACATGCTGTTCGCGTTCACCATGTTCCTCTCAGGCGGTGTCATGGCGCTGATGATCCGGGCGGAACTATTCGAACCGGGCCTGCAACTGATGCGGCCCGAGTTTTTCAACCAGCTATCCTCGTTGCACGGTCTCGTGATGATCTTCGGCGCGATCATGCCGGCGTTCGTCGGTTTCGCGAACTGGATGATTCCACTCCAGATCGGCGCACCCGATATGGCCTTCGCGCGCATGAATAACTTCAGCTTCTGGCTCCTGCCACCCGCAGCGATATTGCTGGTTGGCTCCTTCTTCGCGCCGGGCGGCGCAGAAGCGGCCGGCTGGACGATGTACGCACCTCTGTCGGTCCAGATGGGTCCCGGCATGGACATGACCATTTTTGCGGTGCACTTGATGGGCGCGTCTTCGATCATGGGCGGGATCAATATCATCGTCACGATCCTCAACATGCGCGCACCCGGCATGACAATGATGAAGCTACCAATGTTTGTATGGACCTGGCTCATCACCGCCTATCTGCTGATCGCCGTGATGCCGGTGCTGGCGGGTGCCATCACGATGCTGCTGTTCGACCGCCATTTCGGCACGTCATTTTTCAATGCGAGTGGCGGCGGCGATCCCGTGATGTACCAGCATATTTTCTGGTTCTTCGGGCATCCCGAGGTGTACATCATGATCCTGCCGGCGTTCGGCATCATCTCGCAGGTCATCCCGGCATTTTCGCGCAAGCCGCTCTTTGGCTACAGCTCGATGGTCTATGCCGTGGCGTCGATTGCGATCCTGTCGTTCATGGTGTGGGCGCACCATATGTTCGCCACCGGCATGCCGGTCACCGGCCAGTTGTTTTTCATGTATGCGTCGATGCTCATTTCCGTGCCGACCGGCGTGAAGGTGTTCAACTGGGTCGCAACGATGTGGCGCGGTTCCCTGACGTTCGAAACGCCGATGCTGTTCGCGGTGGGATTCATCTTCGTGTTCACGATCGGTGGCTTCAGCGGCCTGATTCTTGCCATGGCACCTCTGGACATCGCGCTGCACGGTACGTACTACGTCGTCGCCCACTTCCACTATGTGCTGGTTGCCGGATCGCTGTTTGCGATGTTCGCGGGCTGGTATTACTGGTCTCCGAAATGGACCGGGCATATGTACAACGAACTACGCGGCAAGATCCATTTCTGGGGCACGATGATCACATTCAACGTCGCGTTCTTGCCAATGCATTTTCTGGGTCTCGCGGGCATGCCGCGCCGCTATGCCGACTACCCGGCCCAGTTCACCGACTGGAACCAGGTGGTCACGATCGGCGCATTCGGTTTCGGCTTGATGCAGGTGTATTTCCTGTTCTGTGTCGCGCTGCCGGCCTACCGAGGCGTTGGGCTGGAGCGAGCAGCCGATAATCCGTGGGACGGGGCTGAGGGGCTCGAATGGACGGTCCCGAGCCCGGCGCCCTTCCATACGTTCGAGAAGCCTCCGCTGGTTGAATAAACGACATGGCGGGAAGGGCAAACCGGATGGGTCGCATCTGGACGCCAACGGCGGCACATGGTGCTACGAGTGTTCGATCTGTCCGGCGTCGGCGCAATGTTGATCCCTGTGGCCTGCCAGCGGATGGCCGTTCGAGTCCGAAGTATTCATCAGCATAGATCGAAGGAGCCACACATGGAAATCGAACACATGGAATTCGAAGTGGAGCACATGACCGGCGACAACGACTTGTCTACCCTCGTGGGGGCCATGCGCACGGTGGACCCGGATGCGAAAGTCGACGTGAACGTCAATGCCAGGATTGTAATGGTTGACTCGTGGCTGTTACCCGAGGAATTCCTGGTTGCGTTCGACGAGGCAGGATACAAGGTCAAAATAAGCAAAGGTTAAGTTGACATATTGGTAGCCGCTTTCCTGAATTTTCTCACCAGTCGTTTCTCCGTCCGATCCGGGCTCGGACACGGCGTGCACGGCCCTAGCCGTGCAGTGTCGCATCTAAACTATCTTCGGAGTTGAACCGTGGACAAACCAATGTACCCGCCGTCGAGTTCAGAAGTCGCAAGCAAACGCAAGGAGCTCGCGCCCGAACCCCTCGCTGCCTTCAAGGCGTTCAGCCGAGCCGTCTTCGCTGATGGTGCGCTGAACGGAAAGACGAAACAGCTGATCGCCGTAGCCGTCGCCCATGTCACTCAGTGCCCTTATTGCATAAAGGGGCACACGGCTGCCGCGCTGAAAAGTGGTGCTACCGAGCAGGAGATTATGGAGGCCATTTGGGTTGCGGCCGAAATGCGCGCGGGCGCCGCTTATGCGCACTCGACGTTGGCGCTCGAAACGATGACGGCGCAAACGGACGCGAACGAGGCGCCAGATGGGCACGATCATTGAAAGGCTACATGCGGAGCATGTAACGCTTGAACGATTGGTGCGCCTGCTCAGCGATCAATCGTCACTTCGCACCGATCCGGGTGCGCCGAAGATCGCGCTATTCGTGGATGCACTATACTATTTGACGCGCTTTCCCGACGTGACCCACCATGCGATCGAGGACCGTATCGTCGAAAAGTTGCTGGGAAAGAACGCTCTACCGGTGGCGCTCGGCCACGAAATCGAGGTCCAACATGCGACGTTAATTCTTCAGGGCCATGAACTCTTGCAGGAGCTTGAAGCGGCGGCCCGTGAAGAAAACATGTCACCGGAACTCGTCGACATCCATGTCCGGCTTTACGCGGAGCGACTGCGGCACAATATGGTCGTCGAGGAGTTGACGCTGTTTCCTGCGGCGGTGCGTCATCTCGACGATGACGACTGGCGCACGATCGAACTTTCGGACACGCTCGGGCACTTAGATCCACTGGTCTATGGACTGGGAGATGAGCGGTTCGTGCAGCTCCGTCATGTGATTACAGCGGAGGCGGCGGCAGCGCAACGTGAAGGTGAGACCGAACGACAGGTGGTTCATCGACTGCCATATTGAGACGTGCCGCTCACCGCGGGCAGCCAAGCCCGTGCCGAATTGTAAAAACGAGTGAGCGGCGAGCCTTTCTTCTCGAACGACCCATTGACGCCCGCGATACGTCGCTCAAGCGAGCTGCCTTAAGAATCTTAAGAACATGTGACTTTGATTCTAAGGGTCGTCCGCTGCCTTCAGCCGCTTTGGCGGGCTGGCCGCACTGGATTCAGCCGGAATGGCCCATCGCCGGGAAGCGCAGTGATCTCACGAGTGACAACATGGGCGTCTCGAGGCGACGCTCACCTGTTGACCCAACCGTCTCGTATCAAGGAGAAATCCGGTGGCAATATCTCATCTTTCGTCCGGCGAAGTTGCATGCCTTCTTCCGTTGGGCGATGAGCTTGAACAGACTCCGACCACGGCATTGTTCAAGCATGACCGCCTTGAAGTCATGCGAATCGTTCTGTTGGCAGGCAAGGGAATGCACGCGCACGCGGTGGACGGGCCGATTACGGTGCAATGCATTGAGGGCGAGGTGGACTTCAGCGTGGAAAACGCGCATCGAATTCTTCGTACCGGTGACCTCCTTTACTTGGAGGCGGGTATTGAGCATGAACTGGCGGCCATTCAAAACTCGTCGCTACTTGTCACCATCGCTCTCCTGAGTCCGTCAGATACGCCGAGAAGTGCCAATGAGAGACGAATACGTCATGACGACGGTTTGGAAATGAGATGGCCGAAAAGTGAGTGAACGTCAATATCCCTCTCTCAACGCGCTTTTGAGCGAAGTGCGTGCTTGTCGCGCGTGCGAGCAGCATCTGCCGCTCGGCCCTCGCCCGATTGTGCGGGCGGGAGCCGACGCATGCATCCTCATCGTCGGACACGCGCCAGGTGCACGCGTGCATGCATCAGGCATACCGTGGGATGACGCAAGCGGCGATCGCCTACGGAAATGGCTTGGGGTCGATGTCGCCTCGTTTCATGACGAATCGCGGTTCGCGATTGTTCCGATGGGATTCTGTTATCCCGGGCGGGGCAAGGGCGGCGACAACCCCCCGCGTCGGGAGTGCTCGCAACTATGGCTAGACAGCCTGTTGGACAAGCTGCCGCAGATTCAACTGACGTTGCTGATCGGTCAATATGCGCAGCGTCACTTTCTTGGCACCCGGCGCGAGCCGTCGCTCACCGAGACCGTCAGGGCATGGCAGGACTACGCGCCAACCTTCATCCCGTTGCCACACCCATCCCCGCGTAACCAGCCGTGGTTTCAACGACACCCGTGGTTCGAAAGCGAAGTCCTTCCCATGCTACGCGGGCGAGTCGGTTCACTCCTCGCATACGACGGTGCACGTCGGGCGACGGCTACATAACACCCACTGATGCGTTTTCTCGATCGGAGCAAAGCATGCCACATGCGAAGCGCACGAAGTCGACGATTTTGATTAAGCGGGCGTACGAAGATCCATCAAAGGACGACGGCTATCGTGTGCTTGTCGACCGCGTCTGGCCCCGCGGACGCAGCAAACAGACACTCGCACTCGATCAATGGGCGCGCGACCTCGCGCCAAGCGCACAATTGCGTAAATGGTTTGGACACGTCCCGAAGCGATGGGAGGTCTTTCAGCAACGCTACCGGGCGGAGCTTGACACTGAAGAAGCGCAGGAGCAGATCCGACGTCTTTTAACCGATGCGAATGGTCAGTTAATTACGCTCATCTATGGGGCGAAGGACGAGGAACATAATCAGGCAATCGTTTTGCGCGACGTGTTGTCGCACCGACATGAAGGGTGAATTCAATGCTCTGCGCCTTTACCAGGTGGGCAATGGGAAAGTTCTAACCTGTGAGTCCTACGCGCGACGGGTATCTTACAAAGCAAGTTTAGCGCGTAGGCCAAAGGTGATTGTTCGTCCAGAAGACCTATCGCTACGCTGAGTACGACGTAGAACTTCAGAGTGCGACCAAAGGGTTGACACGTGTCCGTGGTAGATCAACAGGGGCGACGTTGCTTTGCTACTGGGAAAACTTTGCGTGTCGCGAGAGGATCAATCGACAACTTAGCGCAACCAGGCGTCTCGAACGCCTTGTGATCGCGCCGTGTCCATGAGGTTCTGATAATCATATAGCCGGCCTGCGCTCAAGTTGCTTCATGTTGCTCTATGGAATTGTCTGGTTGTCCCTCGTCCTGCTTTATCAATCGAGCGTGCGGCAGACCCGGTTAGATGGACAACTCAACCGAGGATGAGCGGCTGATCACCGCGTGGGGCCGGTGCCGGCGCCACGCCATAAGGATGCGTAAAAATGAGCGCGAGCATTTCGAGTTTTGATGACCTGGTCGCTGTCGCTCGGCAACAAGCCGAGCCTCAGCGGTTGCTGTTCGTCTTCACCCGAGTGGAGTTGCCCGAGGACTGCACGCCAGAGCAGCGAACCCGTTTCGAAGCGGGTGTTGGCGGTGCCCTGACGCCGTTGGCATGCCTCGACAAAACTCCAGAGGAACTAGGCGCATTTGACGAATTGCTCGACGAATCCCGGCAATTCCTTCAGGATTGGACGATCGTCTTCGTCGCAGCGCTCTCGGGAAAAAACGGACACGCACCCAGTTCCGAAGACGCCGAAGCGCCTTTGAACAAAATGGTGGAATCGATCAAGGCGGGAACCGTTGGCATGTTCGTTTCATTCGACGTCGACGGTCACCCGGTCATATTGAGTGCCTCTTGACCAGCAGAATTCCAAGTAGAGGTTTTTCCATTTGGCCGGGTCGATAGGCGTGAATCAGTCAGTGTGCGTAAGGAGTTTCTGCATGTGCGACAGCATGCATCGGCGGGCTGACTAAAACATCCATCGCTATTTTCCCGCGCCCGTCTGTCGGACACAACTCAGCACCAGCGTGCTGCCTGCCCCGGCCTCCGGGCTGAGCATGGCGGTATGAAACTCGGTTTTGCCGCAGCGCCACTCCGCGAGAAAATCCTTTGGGCAACCCGCGTCGGGGTCAGGGACCCTTCTCCGGTCAACGCGATATTCGCACGTGTCTTTCCCGTCGCACCGAATCGCGAGTTCGGATGTTGCGTTGCCGCGTTGCGCTCCGCAGTTCTGCCCGTAGGTACCGGATACCACCTTGATCGCAATTGCCTGCGCACCTGAACTCGCCAACAGGGCCACAACCCCGAAGATTATCCAGATGAGGTGGACTACGATCGCCCGCTTTCCAGTCGGACCAAGGGTAGTCTGTTCATAGGTTTCCGGAGCAAGCCAATAACGCTCGATTGTCCGCGAAGGCAACATCCGGTCAAGGTGATTCATTCCCATTGCCGCCCCGGCGATCCTCATCCGTCAAGCGCGCCAGTACATTCGCAACCACGCGGTTACAGTGAGCGCCGCCGAACTCGAATACATCGCGCTCGGCAAGATCGATCGCTTGTGCCAACGATTCGCGCAGCAAACTCCTTGCGCGGAAATGTCGGGTGCGAACGGTTGCTTCGGAAATTTGCAGGCACTGCGCTGTTTCCTCGATGCTGAGTTCCTCGACTGAGCGCATCACGAATACACTGCGAAAGACTTCGGGCAGTTCGTCCAGTTTGCGCTCTATCAGCGCACGCATCTCGGCGCGCGCCGCGGCCTTGTCTGGTGGGTCGGACTCGTTTGTGCTCATGGCATCGATGTCAGCTTCAGCGAGGGTGTTTGCGTTGACCATCGGGATCACGTTCTGGCGACGAGCCTCCTTTCGCAAGCGGCCGAAGCATTCATTGAGGACCAGCCGCGATAACCACGTCGGGAGAGCGGCGTCGCCGCGGAACTGACCAATCCTTTTGTAGGCCGACAGATAGGCTTCCTGCAGCGCGTCCTCCGCCTCCGCGTCGTTGCCCAACGTGGCACGCGCAAGCCGATACAGGCGCCGGTTGTGCGTGCGCATCAGCAATTCGAACGCTACGCGATCTCCCGCACCAATGCGGCGTGCAAGCTTCAGTTCGTCGCTTGCGACCAATACCGGATATGTTTCAGCTGTTTCCGTCATGGAACCCTCTTTCGCCCGGTTCATCGGACGGTCAGTATTCCACCCATCGCCGGGTGAAAGCTGCAACGATATGCATAACTGCCTGGCTGACCGGCCACATAAGTCCACGAAGCATCCGGCGCGATGCTGCGCGAATCGAATGCCTTCGAGTTTGCGCTCGCGGTGTGGGGAAACAGATCCTTGTTAACCCATGTCACGTGATCGCCGCGCCGCACCGTCAGCTCCGGAGGTTGAAACGCATCTGTTCGATCACGACCGTGTATGTCGTGGGTGAAGCGCCGGCCCCGCTGGAGAACGCCAGAACGAGGGAAGCCACCACACCCAGGTTAAGCCCGGATGTGCCCCGCCGCGGGTTGCCGCCGAGGTTGACACGGCGGTTGCCGGCGGCATCAGGCAAGGAATCATGCACCGCTCTTCCCCAGTTCCGCCTGTAGGTGCTTCGCATGCTCGAGGTGCGCGACAAAAGCCGGCCGCACCTTGACGAGAAGCGCTTTAAGCTCCACGTTCTGTGCGCTCGGGATCAGCGTCTTGTCGAGCGCGTCCAGCACGCTCTCGTGGTAGGTCACTTCATGGTCAATGTATGCCCGATCGAAGTTCTTGCCGCCAAGCCCCTTAAGCTTGGTCAGATTGTCGTCGCCGCCTTGTTTGAGGCTCTGGCTGGTCGGGTTTTCCTGTGGCGTCACACCTAGCTTGTGCACCAGGTCGACAGCCGCCCGGTTGACGCCGCTATGGTCGGTGACCATTCGCTGCGCGAACGCCTTGACGCCAGCCGACTTCGTCTTGGACTCCGCAAGCTTGCCGGCGTCGATATCGACTTGATTGGCGGTCACAACTATCGCCGCTATCTGCGGATCCGTGGGTCCAGCGCTCTGCGCCCAGCCCGGAAAACTGGCGAACGCCAGTGCGCTGAACAATGCCGCATGAATGGCTTTCATATGATCTCTCTTGACAGGGCCGGCTGGCCATTGCGCGTCCGTTTGTGTCGGACGCGGTTACGTACTTAGATGTCACGTGTCTGAGCCCTGTTCCCGGTCGCACGGTCGCATACAAACACAAGGGACCGTCACCCAAGAGCGACAAGAGCGGTTCCAAACCCGAGGTGGCGCGTCGCAGGACAGTTCGGGATCGCCGGTTTGGGAGACGGATGGAGAGGAAAGCTAAAAATTCACCCGCTTAGGGCAGACAACGCCTCGGATATCTTCGCGGCATCGCGCTACGCGATGCTCACTGACACCAGAGCATCGATTCAAACAGTGACAATCCACGGTACCCGGAAGAAACTCCTCCCAAGAAGGTTTCACCGAGTAGGGCGACTCAAATCAACCGCTCTCTCGTTTTGGTACCAAGCGAGTTGACACAAACCGGAAGGAAATCTTCACACGAAAATCACCCTGAAAGAAATTTATCCCACATATCGAGCATTTGCTGAAATGCACATTAAGATGATCGCCTCGCATCCGAAATCCGTTAGGTAAACTGGATTGCGGCGAAAGTCAGGTTCCCAGCCAATGAAGCACCTGTTACGTAGGAGACGACAATGCTGAGTCCTCATGAGTTCGCAACCCTAATGCTGCTTAGGGACGCTCCAGATCAGATCGACGTCGACCGTGCGGATCTGGAAGCCCTTCTTGAACGCCAACTCATTACGATGGAAAAGCTCACGTCCGGGCAACCGCGGCCACTTGTCACCAACAATGGTCACTCGGTTCTCAAGGCTGCTGCGCGGATCCGTTGAATGACACCTGCGGAACACGGCTTGCCGCCCGATCCCGTCATGATGCGCAATTCGATCCATATTTAATCGAACGCCGCCCCGGAGCTTGATCAGATTCCGTAATGGAAAGGAGTCGTCGTGACTGACTTGTGGGTGGGGATTATGGTGGGTTCATTTGGGCTGGCCGTCGCTACGCTGCTCGTCATCAGCCACTATCGTCGTGAATGGATGCGACGGCGACTGCTCAGGCGAATGGATCATCGACACTGTTGGGATGTGATGCGAAACCGTCGCTAATGGCGCTTGCCGGTCGCTGTGGGCGATCATTCGACGAGTACGCCTTTAGCAAAACGCATTGATGCGCTCCTGAGAGTCGTCCTGGCGGAAGCCCCGAGCCGCGGTGTCAGGTTCAGAAGGCATCGTGAGAAATGCTTCGTCTGCAGCGGCTAGAGCCCGTACCACGCTCTAAGCCAGTCTCTCAGTTCGGGGCGTCAATGCATGCCCCTGCTCGTACGACCCAGCAGTGCATCCTTGAATACCTCCTTTAATTTGCCCGTCAAGCGACCGGCTGATCAGAGAGTTGCAACTCGCGCGTCGCACCCTTTTATATCTCAGCGTGATGTATAATTTGGTTGCGAATTTGTTTTTCTACGTCCTTTTCCGGTTGTCATTGAAGCCGGATCACGCGTCGGGAGGAAGGGTCATGATCATCAGCAGCGACTTTGAAATTGGGTATTTACTGGCTGCCTTTGCCATGCTCGGAGTCATTCTGGTCGGTAGCCTTCTTACAGCGCTGCACCTGAATCGATGGCACCCAAAATTGGTTAGCGCGACGATTGGTGTATTGCTCGGTTTCGCTCTAATCGAAGCAGTACCGCTCTTCACGTAGCTGGAAATGGTCTACGTCTTTAGCGACGTACGAGCCTGCGTCAGAGGGTGCGTTTCGGTACGTGAGCTATTGAGACTTGGGAGTTGTTGATGTCTTCCTTTGACCGTATCTTGCTTTGCTATGACGCTACACCGGAGGGACAAGCCGCCTTGCGGTGTGGTGCGGAGCTCGCGAAACGACTCCGCGCCGAGACCCACCTGGTCGCGATTTTCAATTGCGCGCGCTGGACACGCGGATTCGACGTCTTGTCTTCAGTCGGTTTTGACATCGACGAAGAGGGCGCGCGAGCCGTGCTTCAAAAAGGAATCGACAGACTTCGGGAGTGGGACGTTAACGCAACCATGCACCTTGTCACGGGAAACCCCATCGACGAAATTCCCCGCCTTGCAAATAGTCTTAAGGTGAATTTGATCGTTATCGGCCATCACCACGAAAATTTTCTTACCCGTTGGTGGGGTGGCGAG
Above is a window of Caballeronia sp. SBC1 DNA encoding:
- a CDS encoding carboxymuconolactone decarboxylase family protein; translation: MDKPMYPPSSSEVASKRKELAPEPLAAFKAFSRAVFADGALNGKTKQLIAVAVAHVTQCPYCIKGHTAAALKSGATEQEIMEAIWVAAEMRAGAAYAHSTLALETMTAQTDANEAPDGHDH
- a CDS encoding universal stress protein, whose product is MSSFDRILLCYDATPEGQAALRCGAELAKRLRAETHLVAIFNCARWTRGFDVLSSVGFDIDEEGARAVLQKGIDRLREWDVNATMHLVTGNPIDEIPRLANSLKVNLIVIGHHHENFLTRWWGGENHAQLLERVSCDVLFKSADPEQDDEILSPRTAADVAREPC
- a CDS encoding DUF488 domain-containing protein; the protein is MPHAKRTKSTILIKRAYEDPSKDDGYRVLVDRVWPRGRSKQTLALDQWARDLAPSAQLRKWFGHVPKRWEVFQQRYRAELDTEEAQEQIRRLLTDANGQLITLIYGAKDEEHNQAIVLRDVLSHRHEG
- a CDS encoding cupin domain-containing protein; translated protein: MAISHLSSGEVACLLPLGDELEQTPTTALFKHDRLEVMRIVLLAGKGMHAHAVDGPITVQCIEGEVDFSVENAHRILRTGDLLYLEAGIEHELAAIQNSSLLVTIALLSPSDTPRSANERRIRHDDGLEMRWPKSE
- a CDS encoding ribonucleotide reductase subunit alpha, producing the protein MSASISSFDDLVAVARQQAEPQRLLFVFTRVELPEDCTPEQRTRFEAGVGGALTPLACLDKTPEELGAFDELLDESRQFLQDWTIVFVAALSGKNGHAPSSEDAEAPLNKMVESIKAGTVGMFVSFDVDGHPVILSAS
- the ctaD gene encoding cytochrome c oxidase subunit I — translated: MSTIIPIPHDHAHARPHGWRRWLLATNHKDIGTLYMLFAFTMFLSGGVMALMIRAELFEPGLQLMRPEFFNQLSSLHGLVMIFGAIMPAFVGFANWMIPLQIGAPDMAFARMNNFSFWLLPPAAILLVGSFFAPGGAEAAGWTMYAPLSVQMGPGMDMTIFAVHLMGASSIMGGINIIVTILNMRAPGMTMMKLPMFVWTWLITAYLLIAVMPVLAGAITMLLFDRHFGTSFFNASGGGDPVMYQHIFWFFGHPEVYIMILPAFGIISQVIPAFSRKPLFGYSSMVYAVASIAILSFMVWAHHMFATGMPVTGQLFFMYASMLISVPTGVKVFNWVATMWRGSLTFETPMLFAVGFIFVFTIGGFSGLILAMAPLDIALHGTYYVVAHFHYVLVAGSLFAMFAGWYYWSPKWTGHMYNELRGKIHFWGTMITFNVAFLPMHFLGLAGMPRRYADYPAQFTDWNQVVTIGAFGFGLMQVYFLFCVALPAYRGVGLERAADNPWDGAEGLEWTVPSPAPFHTFEKPPLVE
- a CDS encoding uracil-DNA glycosylase family protein; amino-acid sequence: MSERQYPSLNALLSEVRACRACEQHLPLGPRPIVRAGADACILIVGHAPGARVHASGIPWDDASGDRLRKWLGVDVASFHDESRFAIVPMGFCYPGRGKGGDNPPRRECSQLWLDSLLDKLPQIQLTLLIGQYAQRHFLGTRREPSLTETVRAWQDYAPTFIPLPHPSPRNQPWFQRHPWFESEVLPMLRGRVGSLLAYDGARRATAT
- a CDS encoding RNA polymerase sigma factor; translation: MTETAETYPVLVASDELKLARRIGAGDRVAFELLMRTHNRRLYRLARATLGNDAEAEDALQEAYLSAYKRIGQFRGDAALPTWLSRLVLNECFGRLRKEARRQNVIPMVNANTLAEADIDAMSTNESDPPDKAAARAEMRALIERKLDELPEVFRSVFVMRSVEELSIEETAQCLQISEATVRTRHFRARSLLRESLAQAIDLAERDVFEFGGAHCNRVVANVLARLTDEDRRGGNGNESP
- a CDS encoding copper chaperone, which codes for MEIEHMEFEVEHMTGDNDLSTLVGAMRTVDPDAKVDVNVNARIVMVDSWLLPEEFLVAFDEAGYKVKISKG
- a CDS encoding hemerythrin domain-containing protein; the protein is MGTIIERLHAEHVTLERLVRLLSDQSSLRTDPGAPKIALFVDALYYLTRFPDVTHHAIEDRIVEKLLGKNALPVALGHEIEVQHATLILQGHELLQELEAAAREENMSPELVDIHVRLYAERLRHNMVVEELTLFPAAVRHLDDDDWRTIELSDTLGHLDPLVYGLGDERFVQLRHVITAEAAAAQREGETERQVVHRLPY
- a CDS encoding HVA1 family protein; this translates as MEPFGDSVPGDVALDELGFAVDKVCLRPGAATRSIELRIPIMAAKFMVGGHLPWNSEAGHVCGKMIKVHTKDADYKRHTHHASLNDPRYETESDKTDHSAMHKGEALKSTDVCERRPPLSRRGRYENLFVARCAPQSFQDRSRESVHARTARNGRNAPSAGCDRTPDAAARSPCREHRLAIKGEYPCVLPGTASAESNPLRPLEFCQKHRIDLKLDASVILLDTTSRHLQLVDGSRVAYDVLLLAIAAEPVRLIVPGGTLRMCTARNTVVNPGDERCLQRLEPCGSKDPCTVLRSTGLLQFSRSASVSP
- a CDS encoding DUF4142 domain-containing protein translates to MKAIHAALFSALAFASFPGWAQSAGPTDPQIAAIVVTANQVDIDAGKLAESKTKSAGVKAFAQRMVTDHSGVNRAAVDLVHKLGVTPQENPTSQSLKQGGDDNLTKLKGLGGKNFDRAYIDHEVTYHESVLDALDKTLIPSAQNVELKALLVKVRPAFVAHLEHAKHLQAELGKSGA